One Punica granatum isolate Tunisia-2019 chromosome 3, ASM765513v2, whole genome shotgun sequence genomic window carries:
- the LOC116200394 gene encoding uncharacterized protein LOC116200394, giving the protein MASASGSGSASASNTGAVAKSRKNATGVRDDPAWAHGYEVPGERLKIKCKYCDKVVSGGPYRLKHHLGCTKINVAPCPAVPDDVKNNMLAICMRLEDLSVKKKQASSCGLEGDDVVDVGNDDEDAGNPEFEKMCHLIGKYGIGLKPPSYHELSDKYLRKEVDNTMSLLEEHKAMWRKSGCSIMSDGWTDKKKRSICNFLVNSPKGTIFLTSSDTSDISKTAVKVFQMIDDIVEQVGEENVVQIVTDNAANYKAAGEMLMEKRKKLFWTPCAAHCIDLMLEDLEKKIKVHELTIMKGRKITTFIYSRTLLITMLKHFTKGKDLIRPAVTRFATAYLTLGCLFDNRNALRTMFASKQWKGSRFAKLEGGKYAERVIMDTRFWSNVNTCLKAAYPLIKVLRMVDSDEKPAMGFIYNEMEKAKQKIKTNFKDDRKSYDPIWKVIDERWEVQLHRPLHAAAYYLNPQLHFSSEFRADREVMRGLYKVMDRMLDDEERDKVDLQLEEFKHERGLFGFSSAKSMRFKKTPADWWESYGADTPELQRFSIRILSLTCSSSGCERNWSAFEMVHTKRRNRLHQKKMNDLVFVMYNLKLKDKKIRKQVDLQVEDISSDDEWIVEDETENTATLSHNFNLRSLGRGDDGDEESEGIQIGDEHAENMRTQEHGTVDDLELPEEDEFDILYDDDVGDDEDLDEI; this is encoded by the exons ATGGCTTCTGCAAGTGGATCTGGGAGTGCATCGGCTAGTAATACTGGGGCAGTAGCCAAATCTAGGAAAAATGCAACTGGAGTTAGAGATGATCCGGCTTGGGCGCACGGTTATGAAGTTCCAGGAGAGAGGCTGAAGATTAAATGTAAATATTGTGACAAGGTAGTTTCTGGAGGTCCCTATAGGTTGAAACATCACTTGGGATGTACCAAGATTAACGTGGCACCTTGTCCAGCTGTTCCTGATGATGTTAAGAATAATATGCTCGCTATTTGTATGCGTTTAGAGGATCTTTCAGTGAAGAAAAAACAAGCTAGTAGTTGTGGTTTAGAAGGTGATGATGTTGTAGATGTTGgtaatgatgatgaagatgcaGGG AATCCTGAGTTTGAAAAGATGTGTCATTTGATTGGGAAGTATGGTATTGGATTGAAACCGCCGTCTTATCATGAGCTTAGtgataaatatttgagaaaagAGGTTGATAATACTATGTCATTGCTTGAGGAGCATAAAGCTATGTGGAGAAAGTCGGGGTGTTCTATAATGTCAGATGGTTGGACTGATAAGAAGAAGAGGTCCATATGCAATTTCTTAGTGAATAGCCCTAAGGGAACAATTTTTTTGACTTCCAGTGACACATCAGACATCTCTAAGACTGCAGTGAAAGTATTTCAGATGATAGATGATATAGTGGAGCAAGTTGGGGAAGAGAACGTGGTTCAAATTGTCACGGATAATGCTGCTAATTACAAGGCAGCAGGTGAGATGCTAATGGAGAAACGGAAGAAGTTATTTTGGACTCCTTGTGCAGCTCATTGCATAGATCTTATGTTAGAggatttggagaagaagattaaGGTACATGAGCTGACAATAATGAAGGGTAGGAAGATTACGACATTCATTTACTCGAGAACACTTCTCATCACAATGCTGAAGCATTTCACCAAGGGCAAAGATTTGATTAGACCGGCTGTGACTCGCTTTGCCACTGCTTATCTGACTTTGGGATGCCTCTTCGACAATAGAAATGCTCTAAGGACAATGTTTGCATCCAAGCAATGGAAAGGGAGTCGATTTGCGAAGTTAGAAGGTGGAAAGTATGCGGAACGTGTTATTATGGATACCAGATTTTGGAGTAATGTTAATACATGTTTGAAGGCTGCATATCCTCTCATTAAGGTCCTCCGCATGGTGGATTCGGATGAAAAGCCCGCGATGGGCTTTATTTATAATGAGATGGAGAAAGCTAAGCAGAAGATCAAAACAAACTTCAAGGATGATCGGAAgag CTATGATCCTATTTGGAAAGTTATTGATGAGAGATGGGAGGTTCAACTTCATAGGCCTCTACATGCTGCTGCTTATTACCTGAATCCCCAGTTGCATTTCTCTTCTGAATTTAGAGCTGATAGAGAAGTTATGCGTGGATTATATAAGGTTATGGATCGGATGCTAGATGATGAAGAGAGGGATAAGGTTGATTTGCAGCTAGAGGAATTCAAACATGAAAGAGGACTCTTTGGATTCTCATCTGCAAAGTCTATGAGGTTTAAGAAGACACCGGCAGATTGGTGGGAATCATATGGTGCCGATACCCCAGAGTTGCAAAGATTTAGTATAAGGATATTAAGTTTGACCTGTAGCTCTTCGGGATGTGAGCGTAATTGGAGTGCTTTTGAAATG GTACACACAAAGAGAAGAAATCGGTTGCATCAAAAGAAGATGAATGATTTAGTATTTGTGATGTACAATTTGAAGTTGAAAGATAAGAAGATCAGGAAGCAAGTTGATCTTCAAGTAGAGGACATTTCTTCCGATGATGAATGGATTGTCGAAGATGAGACAGAGAATACCGCAACTTTAAGTCATAATTTTAACTTGCGTTCTCTTGGTCGTGGggatgatggtgatgaagaAAGTGAAGGTATTCAAATTGGCGATGAACATGCAGAGAATATGCGCACACAAGAGCATGGCACGGTTGATGACTTAGAACTTCCCGAAGAAGATGAGTTTGATATTttgtatgatgatgatgttggtGATGATGAAGATTTGGATGAGATTTGA